A region from the Paenibacillus humicola genome encodes:
- a CDS encoding efflux RND transporter permease subunit: MQRFIESFIRRAPVLTIIVALLLAWGAISALQMQRDYLPGINNTTLMVSLRASSYQADQVKRELTMPLEEVIRRTDGIVNLDTTSYDGGLLMNVYYPMNYNMAKAEQDIRMAINDAELPGDVNKPSVTRLTISTFPILSYSLMAKTAAVDDITLQSTVQSRIVNLLKSVPGVADVQTVGGASEGYVVLIRTKDLTAAGMTMDDFNTSIAAQTSSLQGYMSNVKSSFPVRIEGWDLTEKELNNLLIKNKFGQQVPLSAVASVSRSLTDVKTVSRTDGKASVLINVIKTPGASITDVAANVKARVAALPDVKNGNVSMTLTADRAHDLNASLMGLVREGLLGCLFSMLCVLFFFRNVRSTLLVAVSLPVSLLATTAILKSMGVTLNILTVSGLIVAMGRIVDDAIVILDNMYRRIQEKGEQSSLHVLASSVVEMLPAILGSTATTIAVYVPIALVGGIIGASYSGFAWSVVIALTVSFLVAMLVIPAFAYMGWHKPGSKAVTLEPIVKPFLTAALKHRKIVLAVSLIVFITAAFLASRLPFSLLPSTASGQVAIQLELPKGTPLPAVDQAVQSVEQVLRQDPQVASFSATIGSSFTPQADDVFDQGGGYIQQPNIANLSVSLKNKKNVNDYIPILQAKLTKQKGPAAVTVTNQNIAGDDSTINVMLSGADAATLDKAASVVRAKLSGITGLNVAGKTDLTSGNPKFTITLDREKVVKAGVKTDDIYKLITRYLAKGKDFDIPVSTAAGAISVDVYIDPIKSGLMNGDESLPAYTPEQVLASFAAETVKGTGGSSYRLDQLGTIRHSEAVSTIQERDGEPYTVVSARIISNDVSGVSKAVNHTLKTIALPSGVNYSLGGITQQVTQMIVEMAIAVAVSILLVLLITSLVFRGWRAPLAVLVSIPLALSGIVLALYAVHGQWNLAALIGALMLIGIVVTNGIVLIDKIERNRREGLSLRGAVMQGTLSRVRPIFMTAATTVLTLIPLGLSGDDGTVISRILGVVVIGGMVTSTLNSLVVIPILYEALNRKSSRAQNIPEHGVSG, translated from the coding sequence ATGCAACGATTTATCGAATCGTTCATACGGCGGGCGCCGGTCCTCACAATCATCGTCGCACTTCTGCTTGCTTGGGGTGCAATTTCTGCCCTTCAGATGCAGCGCGATTATTTACCGGGTATCAACAATACAACACTGATGGTATCGCTTCGGGCATCATCGTATCAAGCGGATCAAGTAAAGCGCGAGCTCACTATGCCGCTTGAAGAAGTAATCCGGAGAACAGATGGAATCGTCAACCTCGATACGACATCCTATGACGGCGGCTTGCTCATGAATGTGTACTATCCCATGAATTATAACATGGCCAAGGCCGAACAAGATATCCGGATGGCAATTAATGATGCCGAATTGCCGGGCGATGTCAATAAGCCGTCCGTTACCCGGCTGACGATTAGCACCTTTCCAATTCTCAGCTACAGCCTGATGGCCAAGACTGCGGCAGTCGATGATATAACGCTGCAATCAACGGTCCAAAGCCGCATCGTTAATCTGCTGAAATCCGTCCCGGGTGTCGCGGATGTGCAAACGGTCGGCGGCGCAAGCGAAGGCTACGTCGTCTTGATCCGAACAAAGGACCTAACGGCAGCCGGTATGACGATGGATGATTTCAATACATCGATTGCGGCACAGACCTCGTCTTTGCAAGGGTATATGTCGAACGTCAAATCCTCCTTTCCAGTACGGATTGAGGGCTGGGATCTGACGGAAAAGGAATTGAACAATCTTCTTATCAAAAACAAATTCGGTCAGCAAGTCCCGCTCTCGGCGGTCGCATCGGTATCCCGTTCACTAACCGACGTCAAGACCGTATCGCGTACGGACGGCAAAGCCAGCGTCCTGATCAACGTCATCAAGACGCCGGGCGCCAGCATCACGGACGTAGCGGCGAACGTTAAAGCACGTGTAGCCGCGCTGCCCGATGTCAAAAACGGAAATGTCTCTATGACACTTACGGCGGATCGCGCGCATGACCTGAATGCATCATTAATGGGGCTGGTCCGCGAAGGGCTTTTAGGCTGTTTATTTTCCATGCTCTGCGTCCTATTCTTTTTTCGAAACGTCCGTTCGACGCTGCTGGTCGCCGTATCGCTTCCTGTCTCTTTGCTTGCGACAACAGCGATCTTAAAAAGCATGGGCGTTACACTGAATATATTAACGGTGTCCGGCCTCATTGTTGCGATGGGCCGGATAGTCGATGACGCCATTGTTATTCTGGATAATATGTATCGCCGGATACAAGAAAAAGGAGAGCAATCCTCGCTGCATGTTTTGGCATCATCTGTCGTCGAAATGCTACCGGCTATCTTAGGCTCTACGGCGACGACGATTGCCGTCTACGTGCCGATCGCATTGGTTGGAGGCATTATTGGCGCTTCGTATTCCGGTTTCGCTTGGTCGGTTGTCATAGCGCTTACTGTTTCATTTCTTGTAGCAATGCTCGTGATTCCGGCCTTCGCTTATATGGGCTGGCACAAGCCCGGCAGTAAGGCTGTGACGCTCGAGCCTATCGTGAAGCCTTTCCTGACAGCCGCGTTAAAACACCGAAAAATCGTGCTCGCTGTATCGCTGATCGTATTCATAACTGCGGCATTTCTCGCTTCACGGCTTCCGTTCAGCCTGCTGCCAAGCACTGCAAGCGGTCAAGTGGCCATTCAATTGGAGCTGCCGAAAGGAACTCCGCTGCCCGCAGTGGATCAAGCGGTTCAAAGTGTGGAACAAGTGCTCCGGCAAGATCCTCAGGTTGCCTCGTTCTCTGCCACAATCGGCTCGTCGTTTACGCCGCAGGCCGACGACGTATTCGATCAAGGCGGCGGTTATATCCAGCAGCCCAACATCGCGAACCTGTCGGTTTCACTGAAGAACAAAAAAAACGTAAACGACTATATTCCGATTTTGCAGGCGAAACTGACGAAACAAAAGGGTCCGGCGGCCGTAACGGTAACGAACCAAAATATTGCAGGCGACGATTCAACGATCAATGTCATGTTGAGCGGTGCGGATGCAGCTACGCTTGATAAAGCAGCGTCCGTTGTTCGCGCCAAACTTTCCGGTATTACCGGCCTTAACGTCGCAGGCAAAACAGATTTAACAAGCGGCAATCCGAAATTCACGATTACCCTTGATCGAGAAAAAGTAGTAAAAGCCGGCGTAAAAACAGATGATATTTATAAGTTGATAACTCGTTATTTGGCAAAAGGAAAAGACTTTGACATTCCGGTTTCGACTGCTGCAGGTGCAATTTCGGTCGACGTCTATATAGATCCGATAAAGTCGGGACTTATGAACGGAGATGAGAGCTTGCCCGCTTATACGCCGGAGCAGGTACTTGCCTCGTTTGCTGCAGAAACAGTAAAAGGAACAGGCGGCTCAAGCTATCGTTTGGACCAGCTCGGAACGATCCGCCATAGTGAAGCCGTCTCCACGATTCAAGAACGCGACGGGGAGCCTTATACGGTCGTATCGGCACGCATTATCTCGAATGACGTGAGCGGCGTTTCCAAAGCCGTAAACCATACGCTAAAAACCATAGCATTGCCGAGTGGTGTCAATTACTCCCTTGGCGGTATCACGCAGCAGGTAACTCAGATGATCGTCGAAATGGCGATCGCGGTCGCGGTCTCGATTCTGCTTGTACTGCTTATTACGAGCTTAGTGTTCCGCGGCTGGCGCGCTCCGCTTGCCGTCCTCGTCAGCATTCCGCTAGCGTTATCCGGCATCGTGCTCGCGCTTTATGCCGTGCACGGTCAGTGGAATCTGGCCGCGCTCATCGGAGCGCTCATGTTAATCGGCATCGTTGTTACGAATGGTATCGTACTCATCGATAAGATTGAGCGAAACCGTCGTGAGGGGCTGAGCCTGCGCGGCGCAGTCATGCAGGGCACCCTGTCTCGGGTGCGCCCGATCTTCATGACGGCGGCTACAACTGTACTGACGCTTATTCCGCTTGGGTTATCCGGGGATGACGGTACAGTCATTTCCAGAATTCTTGGTGTTGTGGTTATCGGGGGTATGGTGACCTCGACGCTTAATAGCCTTGTCGTCATACCCATCCTGTATGAAGCGTTAAACCGGAAGAGCAGCCGGGCACAAAACATTCCTGAGCATGGTGTTTCTGGTTAA
- a CDS encoding bifunctional DedA family/phosphatase PAP2 family protein: MNLFATLLEHYGYILIFLFLTLEMLALPLPGEMMMSYTGLFVYEAKLNWLLSIVSAGAGALTGVTLSYAIGYRLGRPFITRYGRRVHFTEERMDKLTGWFEKYGEKLLFIAYFIPGVRHVTGYFCGITRMPYGRYALYAYSGAFFWVSLFISLGKVLGPKWEQYHSTVNRYMLVFAVASALLTVIIYLIRKYKRRAAESLLRLLTQGVYRFNSFGKVRFLLLASFAVFVLFFSLMLGVIQDFLAHEYGQFDEITFYLVSVAFGPEWQSRMNSFATLGTPKLYVLVFVLAAVWILLHSRERKLDLFFLAWVIAGGELFNEGLRLLFHRPGPVSAGVRLFDTFPSKESLISLTVCGFSAYLLLRHYRYRLIRVPIVFGVIFVCLAVGVSRIYFKVQYPSDVFAGYVFGGAWLSLHVLLLEILRKFKSNTQ; this comes from the coding sequence ATGAATCTATTTGCGACTCTTCTTGAGCATTACGGATACATCCTCATTTTTTTGTTCCTCACACTCGAAATGCTTGCCCTGCCGCTACCTGGTGAAATGATGATGAGTTATACCGGCTTATTCGTTTATGAAGCGAAGCTGAACTGGTTACTCAGTATCGTATCGGCAGGCGCAGGCGCATTGACCGGCGTGACATTATCGTACGCGATCGGATACCGTCTTGGGCGCCCCTTTATTACGCGATATGGGAGACGGGTCCATTTTACGGAAGAACGAATGGACAAGTTGACCGGTTGGTTCGAAAAATACGGCGAGAAACTGCTGTTCATCGCTTATTTTATTCCGGGTGTCCGGCATGTCACGGGATACTTCTGCGGCATCACGCGGATGCCCTACGGCCGTTACGCGCTTTACGCCTATTCGGGTGCATTCTTTTGGGTGAGTTTGTTCATTTCACTGGGCAAAGTACTAGGCCCGAAATGGGAGCAGTATCATTCGACTGTAAACCGCTACATGCTGGTATTCGCCGTCGCCTCGGCTTTGCTTACGGTGATTATCTATCTAATCCGTAAATATAAAAGGCGCGCGGCGGAGAGCTTACTGCGGTTGTTAACACAGGGTGTTTACCGGTTCAACTCGTTTGGTAAGGTCCGTTTTTTGCTGCTGGCCTCGTTTGCAGTATTCGTTCTTTTTTTCTCTCTCATGCTTGGTGTGATTCAAGATTTTCTGGCGCATGAGTACGGACAATTCGACGAAATCACTTTTTATTTGGTATCGGTTGCCTTTGGTCCTGAATGGCAAAGCCGAATGAACAGCTTCGCCACACTTGGGACCCCCAAGCTATACGTCCTTGTGTTTGTGCTCGCGGCAGTATGGATTCTGCTGCACAGCCGGGAGCGGAAGCTCGATCTATTTTTTCTGGCCTGGGTAATTGCCGGGGGCGAGTTATTCAACGAGGGACTGCGGCTTTTGTTCCATCGTCCTGGTCCTGTTTCGGCTGGTGTAAGACTGTTCGACACGTTCCCCAGCAAGGAATCGTTGATTTCACTGACAGTATGCGGATTCTCGGCTTATTTGCTGCTCCGGCATTACCGGTACCGGCTTATCCGCGTACCTATCGTCTTCGGCGTGATTTTCGTTTGTCTGGCTGTGGGCGTCAGCCGCATTTATTTCAAGGTGCAGTATCCGAGCGATGTATTTGCCGGGTACGTGTTCGGTGGGGCATGGCTCAGTTTGCATGTGCTGTTGCTTGAGATTTTACGAAAATTTAAGAGTAATACCCAATAA
- a CDS encoding RNA polymerase sigma factor, translating to MVDEELRGIIELARRGDQDAFAKLVTRFKGHVYRYAAGMLGDRMDAEDAAQEAFTKAYFAMGKLDDAHAFFGWLMQIVTNHCKDKLRQRMKRFETGDMPDETVPDTSAADPAVKMSIEEALGRLSIEHRETVLLHDVQGFRYDEIAKLTGIPIGTVKSRLFTARMSLRKLLDKGEGE from the coding sequence GTGGTGGACGAGGAGCTGCGCGGAATCATCGAACTTGCAAGACGCGGCGACCAAGACGCTTTCGCCAAGCTGGTAACGCGTTTTAAAGGACATGTATACCGCTATGCCGCAGGCATGCTGGGCGACCGGATGGATGCGGAAGATGCGGCTCAAGAAGCATTCACCAAGGCTTATTTTGCGATGGGAAAGCTTGACGACGCACACGCATTCTTCGGCTGGCTGATGCAAATCGTCACCAATCATTGCAAAGACAAGCTGCGGCAGCGTATGAAACGCTTCGAGACCGGTGATATGCCGGATGAGACGGTACCCGATACGTCCGCCGCGGACCCGGCTGTGAAAATGTCGATCGAAGAGGCTTTGGGGCGGCTTTCCATCGAACACCGAGAGACCGTTCTTCTGCATGACGTACAAGGCTTCCGATATGACGAAATCGCCAAATTGACAGGGATCCCGATCGGAACGGTAAAATCCCGGCTGTTCACCGCAAGGATGTCGCTTCGAAAGCTGTTAGACAAAGGAGAGGGGGAGTAA
- a CDS encoding anti-sigma factor family protein: MHPEEQLSAYLDGELTAKEKDEVEVHLADCSACLSLLNDMMNLKQTVSIAMMSNMVPPNLESRVTQSIAREEKSRLIGKALLLVPILAATTMALLAYLTGPVIVRLMGGIVVIGRVLLFAGSRMVADTPMLAGAAIILSLILLSVSILSLRRLLQSTAA, encoded by the coding sequence ATGCACCCCGAGGAACAATTATCGGCTTATCTTGATGGAGAGCTCACAGCGAAGGAGAAAGACGAGGTTGAGGTGCATTTGGCTGACTGTTCGGCATGTCTTTCACTGCTGAACGACATGATGAACCTAAAGCAAACGGTTTCGATAGCCATGATGTCGAACATGGTTCCTCCCAACCTGGAAAGTCGCGTGACACAATCTATTGCTCGCGAGGAAAAATCGAGACTGATCGGAAAGGCCTTGCTGCTTGTTCCGATTCTTGCGGCGACAACGATGGCACTGCTCGCTTATCTGACCGGACCTGTAATTGTACGTTTGATGGGCGGAATTGTCGTGATCGGAAGGGTGCTGCTGTTTGCCGGTTCCCGTATGGTAGCCGATACCCCGATGCTGGCAGGCGCGGCGATTATACTTTCGCTGATCCTCCTTTCAGTCTCCATCCTCTCACTTCGGCGGTTGCTGCAGTCGACAGCGGCATGA
- a CDS encoding DUF421 domain-containing protein → MKDHLIILIRSFLSFIILMVIARTLGKQTLSNMNFVDFVTAVILGATAANFAFNEKIEVAHLLIALSVFTITSYILSKLFLKFRKFKMWTEGAPTVLIEGGVILEDNMKKNNMTMDSLNEQLRQREIFNIEDVEYALLEINGKLSVQKKKELQAVTLKDLQLNTGNDKQFPIELVIDGQLLNDTLKANHISETWLLSQLKARGKKLEDVFYAVKGSNGHLYVDDYKDNIRHPIDVE, encoded by the coding sequence ATGAAGGACCATCTCATTATTTTGATTAGAAGTTTTTTATCATTCATAATTCTAATGGTAATTGCGAGAACGCTAGGAAAGCAAACCCTCTCCAACATGAACTTTGTTGATTTCGTAACAGCAGTCATATTGGGAGCTACAGCAGCCAACTTTGCATTTAATGAAAAAATAGAAGTTGCCCACCTATTGATAGCTCTCTCTGTCTTTACAATTACTTCATACATCTTATCCAAGCTTTTTTTGAAATTCCGAAAATTTAAGATGTGGACAGAAGGAGCACCAACCGTTCTCATAGAAGGCGGGGTAATTCTGGAAGACAACATGAAAAAAAATAATATGACAATGGATTCTTTAAACGAACAGCTTCGCCAGAGAGAGATTTTTAATATAGAAGATGTGGAGTACGCTCTCCTTGAGATTAACGGTAAACTATCTGTACAAAAGAAAAAGGAACTGCAAGCCGTGACATTAAAGGATCTACAGTTGAATACAGGTAATGACAAACAGTTCCCAATTGAGCTTGTAATCGACGGGCAGCTTTTGAATGACACTTTAAAAGCCAACCATATTTCCGAAACCTGGCTGCTGTCCCAACTGAAGGCACGCGGCAAAAAGTTAGAGGACGTATTCTATGCCGTAAAAGGCAGCAACGGCCATCTTTATGTGGATGATTATAAGGATAATATTCGCCATCCAATTGATGTGGAATAG
- a CDS encoding tyrosine-type recombinase/integrase: MIEQMEMYEREIRLFLSYLKDRGYSVETQKGYLHDLKHFLTSLDGKTIALVDKIDVMNYLSTLRERNTGPGYRNRSQSAIRLFFNVLKEFNVTPVNPALDIPKAKVAKNRVPTYLEKNYLDACTQLVNGKYQLRNITIIALMGYAGLRVSEIVKLNRVDFNPNASLLGVLGKGEKWRYIPIPKDLCDLLEKYLESRIRPKNKKDELAFFISQFGRRMSKRMVQTITDNMFTALIKEFPQLKGLKLSAHKLRHSFATYLLRNGADLRTVQELLGHEDISTTQIYTHVSDEAKQKAMQKIHLSLPF, translated from the coding sequence ATGATAGAACAAATGGAAATGTACGAGCGTGAAATAAGGCTTTTTTTAAGCTACTTAAAAGACCGCGGATATTCAGTTGAGACCCAAAAAGGATATCTTCATGATCTGAAGCATTTCCTAACCAGCTTGGACGGTAAAACCATTGCCTTAGTAGACAAGATTGATGTGATGAATTACCTTTCTACTCTTCGCGAACGTAATACAGGGCCTGGATATCGAAATCGAAGTCAATCTGCTATACGATTATTCTTTAATGTCCTTAAAGAGTTTAATGTAACTCCGGTTAATCCCGCATTGGATATTCCAAAGGCGAAAGTAGCAAAAAACCGTGTTCCCACTTACCTTGAAAAAAACTATCTCGATGCATGTACACAGCTTGTCAATGGGAAATACCAATTACGAAATATTACAATTATTGCCCTCATGGGATATGCCGGGTTAAGGGTTAGTGAGATTGTAAAATTGAATAGAGTCGATTTTAACCCAAATGCTTCGCTGCTAGGTGTGCTCGGAAAAGGGGAAAAGTGGCGGTACATCCCAATCCCTAAGGACTTGTGCGATTTACTGGAGAAATATCTGGAGAGCCGTATAAGACCAAAAAACAAAAAGGATGAACTCGCCTTTTTCATCTCTCAGTTTGGCCGGCGGATGAGTAAAAGAATGGTACAAACTATCACAGACAATATGTTTACAGCCTTAATCAAAGAGTTCCCTCAGCTGAAAGGCCTAAAGTTGTCGGCGCATAAGCTCCGACATTCCTTTGCAACTTATCTACTTCGAAACGGAGCAGATTTGAGAACCGTACAGGAACTTTTGGGACATGAGGACATTTCAACAACTCAGATCTATACGCATGTTTCGGATGAGGCCAAGCAAAAAGCCATGCAAAAAATTCATTTATCTCTACCCTTTTAA
- a CDS encoding MBL fold metallo-hydrolase yields MFLKYFYDEKLAQASYLVGCLASGKAIVIDPSRDIKPYIDTAAKEGLSIVAAAETHIHADFISGARELAVQAGAKLYLSDEGGEGWKYQSIDHYHSQKLKDGDKFSIGNVGFEVMHTPGHTPEHISFLFTDGQAVAPFGIFTGDFVFVGDVGRPDLLEKAAGERGTSEELARQMFRSLTKFKELPDFMQVLPAHGAGSACGKALGAVPSSTVGYEKRLNWALQYCDEEEFVNQLLSGLPEAPKYFAMMKKFNKDGTALLSQVEQPVRAPIDAEAVSNWVKEGIVVDTRPSNRFAEQYITGTINIPWNKSFVNWAGWLLSYDLPIYVLAQEEHIPAIARSLQSIGLDQLAATMNPSVVGIAGQDGQAYDNVTIQEANESIQLGEIYVLDVRNDNEWVNGHLPEAHHIMLGRLPERLDDLPTDKPILVYCKSGGRSAIAASILSANGVKKVLNLLGGYDEWSKRNQDFQVH; encoded by the coding sequence ATGTTCTTGAAATATTTTTATGACGAAAAATTAGCCCAGGCTTCCTATCTTGTCGGTTGTCTGGCTTCTGGTAAAGCAATTGTGATCGATCCGTCCCGCGATATCAAACCTTATATCGATACTGCGGCAAAGGAAGGGTTATCTATCGTTGCGGCAGCGGAGACGCATATCCATGCCGATTTTATCTCTGGTGCGAGAGAATTGGCGGTTCAAGCTGGGGCGAAGCTTTATCTATCTGATGAAGGGGGAGAGGGCTGGAAATATCAGTCTATAGACCATTATCACTCCCAAAAGCTGAAGGACGGCGATAAATTCAGTATTGGAAATGTTGGCTTTGAAGTTATGCATACACCAGGACATACACCTGAGCACATCTCGTTTTTATTTACTGATGGGCAAGCGGTAGCGCCGTTCGGTATTTTTACGGGCGATTTTGTCTTCGTCGGTGACGTAGGGCGTCCGGATTTGCTTGAGAAAGCAGCGGGCGAACGAGGGACATCGGAGGAATTGGCCAGACAAATGTTTCGATCCTTAACCAAATTCAAAGAACTTCCCGATTTTATGCAGGTGCTGCCGGCACATGGTGCAGGGAGTGCGTGCGGGAAGGCGCTGGGAGCTGTACCGTCAAGTACGGTCGGATATGAGAAACGGTTAAATTGGGCACTCCAGTATTGCGACGAGGAGGAGTTTGTTAACCAGTTATTGTCGGGTTTGCCGGAAGCGCCTAAGTATTTTGCGATGATGAAAAAGTTTAATAAGGATGGCACCGCTCTACTTTCCCAAGTGGAACAGCCGGTAAGGGCACCTATTGACGCGGAAGCAGTTTCGAACTGGGTAAAAGAGGGGATCGTTGTGGATACGCGCCCTTCCAATCGATTTGCTGAACAGTACATTACCGGAACGATTAATATTCCATGGAATAAGTCATTTGTTAATTGGGCCGGTTGGCTGCTTTCATACGACCTGCCCATTTATGTATTAGCGCAAGAAGAACATATTCCTGCGATTGCTCGCTCTCTCCAGTCCATCGGACTGGATCAGTTGGCAGCAACCATGAATCCAAGCGTGGTCGGTATTGCGGGGCAGGACGGTCAAGCATACGATAATGTCACCATTCAAGAGGCGAACGAATCCATTCAACTCGGAGAGATATACGTGTTGGATGTTCGAAATGACAATGAATGGGTAAACGGACATCTGCCAGAAGCTCATCATATCATGCTTGGACGGCTGCCGGAGCGTTTAGATGATTTGCCGACTGATAAACCTATTTTGGTTTATTGCAAGAGCGGTGGAAGGTCCGCAATCGCTGCAAGTATTCTTTCGGCTAATGGCGTCAAAAAGGTTTTGAACCTGCTTGGCGGATACGACGAATGGTCGAAAAGAAATCAGGATTTCCAAGTACATTGA
- a CDS encoding DUF1641 domain-containing protein — protein MSENQNLNPNHPLEEALSKPEMISNIVTVFEKLPDLLKMFDSIDRTLTFIHEIMKDKESLNQSLDNFKGEFPNVHFSRETLESALILLDKLPKFTRYVQVIEPIFDMLDSVVADKQSLEYLINSAKVAIEPWSSKVRDGVSLIKDIQFRATSHTKPFTLFSMLKLLKDPSVQKGFHLFSAFLEVMGERTGSGPYGNASTVAD, from the coding sequence ATGTCGGAGAATCAAAACTTGAACCCGAATCATCCGCTCGAGGAAGCTTTATCCAAACCTGAAATGATATCCAATATCGTAACTGTATTTGAGAAGCTTCCCGATCTGTTGAAAATGTTCGATTCCATCGATCGTACGCTGACATTTATTCATGAAATTATGAAGGATAAAGAATCACTGAACCAATCGCTTGACAATTTTAAAGGGGAATTTCCCAATGTGCACTTCAGCCGGGAAACGCTTGAATCTGCGCTTATCCTCCTGGATAAGCTGCCGAAATTCACAAGATATGTGCAAGTCATAGAACCTATATTTGATATGCTTGATTCTGTCGTTGCGGATAAACAATCCCTTGAGTATTTAATAAACAGTGCGAAAGTGGCAATAGAGCCCTGGAGTTCGAAAGTACGGGATGGAGTTTCCTTGATCAAAGATATCCAATTCAGGGCGACGAGTCATACAAAGCCCTTTACGTTATTTTCGATGTTAAAGCTTTTAAAAGATCCTTCCGTGCAGAAAGGATTTCATTTATTTAGCGCCTTCCTGGAAGTTATGGGAGAACGCACGGGCTCAGGACCATACGGAAATGCTTCAACGGTGGCGGATTAA
- a CDS encoding NAD(P)/FAD-dependent oxidoreductase, translating to MHFKIIIVGGGSGGISVAARLLREARHLSGQILILDPSGKHYYQPLWTLVGGGAVRREISEREESSVIPEGAVWFQEAVQLFNPEENKVTTSFGKTISYDYLVVAAGIQIDWHKIKGLKEFIGKDGVCSNYSYDYVNSTWESVRNFKGGNAIFTAPNTVVKCGGAPQKIMYLADDFFRKANVRDKAKVMFFSGGAKIFGVEKYAASLNKVIERKEIETRFKHHLIEIRGSEKIAVFEHLDTKQLIEMPYDMIHVVPPMSSPDFIKSSALANTEGWVDVDPYTLQHNRFSNVFGIGDCAGLPTSKTGAAIRKQAPVVAKNLLSIIRSGAVANKYNGYTSCPLVTGYGRLILAEFDYSNEPSETFPFDQGKERWSMYLLKKELLPIMYWNGMLKGLM from the coding sequence ATGCATTTCAAAATCATCATCGTTGGCGGGGGATCCGGCGGGATCAGCGTGGCAGCCCGATTGCTGCGCGAAGCCCGGCATTTATCCGGTCAAATTCTTATCCTCGATCCATCCGGTAAACATTATTATCAACCGCTCTGGACATTGGTCGGCGGCGGGGCAGTCCGTCGGGAGATTTCTGAACGCGAAGAATCTTCTGTGATCCCGGAGGGGGCCGTCTGGTTCCAAGAGGCCGTTCAATTGTTTAATCCGGAAGAAAATAAGGTGACGACTTCTTTCGGAAAGACGATTTCATATGATTATCTGGTTGTTGCCGCAGGCATTCAAATTGACTGGCATAAAATCAAAGGTTTAAAAGAGTTTATCGGAAAAGATGGCGTATGCAGCAACTATTCGTACGATTACGTGAACAGCACGTGGGAAAGCGTGCGCAATTTCAAGGGCGGAAATGCCATTTTTACCGCCCCTAATACGGTCGTGAAATGCGGTGGTGCCCCGCAAAAAATAATGTACCTTGCAGATGACTTTTTCCGTAAAGCGAACGTTCGCGATAAGGCGAAAGTGATGTTTTTTTCGGGCGGCGCGAAAATTTTCGGTGTGGAAAAGTATGCTGCCTCCTTAAATAAAGTCATCGAGCGCAAAGAGATTGAAACCCGTTTTAAACATCATTTGATTGAAATTCGGGGTTCCGAAAAAATTGCAGTGTTCGAGCATTTGGATACGAAGCAGCTTATTGAGATGCCCTATGACATGATTCACGTTGTTCCCCCTATGAGCTCGCCTGATTTTATTAAATCGAGCGCTCTGGCCAATACGGAGGGTTGGGTCGATGTCGACCCATATACATTGCAGCATAATCGCTTTTCAAATGTATTTGGAATAGGCGATTGTGCAGGCTTGCCGACTTCGAAAACAGGAGCGGCCATTCGTAAACAGGCTCCCGTTGTCGCAAAAAACCTTCTGAGTATAATCCGTAGCGGGGCTGTTGCGAATAAATATAACGGATATACATCATGTCCCCTCGTGACGGGCTACGGTCGCCTCATTTTGGCGGAATTTGATTATAGCAACGAACCGAGCGAGACATTTCCGTTTGATCAAGGAAAAGAAAGATGGAGTATGTATTTGTTGAAAAAGGAACTGCTCCCGATTATGTATTGGAATGGAATGCTTAAAGGTTTGATGTGA